In Sparus aurata chromosome 3, fSpaAur1.1, whole genome shotgun sequence, the following are encoded in one genomic region:
- the nxph1 gene encoding neurexophilin-1: protein MQVTCWCAVFLLTPALCLVTSAHASKSDIVKSGSPKSTLKHIWTESSKDMSISRLLSQTLHGKENSTALDLRYDTPEPYSEQDLWDWLRNSTDLQDSRPRAKRRPMVKTGKFKKMFGWGDFHSNIKTVKLNLLITGKIVDHGNGTFSVYFRHNSTGQGNVSVSLVPPTKIVEFDVAAQQSVIDAKDSKSFNCRIEYEKVEKGAKNTLCNFDPSKTCYQEQTQSHVSWLCSKPFKVICIFISFYSTDYKLVQKVCPDYNYHSDTPYFPSG, encoded by the coding sequence GTAACAAGTGCCCACGCCTCAAAGTCGGATATTGTCAAGTCGGGAAGCCCCAAATCCACACTAAAGCATATATGGACAGAAAGCAGTAAGGATATGTCCATCAGTAGGCTGCTGTCACAAACTCTACATGGCAAAGAGAACAGCACAGCCTTGGACCTTCGCTATGATACCCCAGAACCCTACTCTGAGCAGGACCTATGGGACTGGCTGAGGAATTCCACAGACTTGCAGGACTCACGACCGCGGGCCAAACGGCGGCCAATGGTCAAGACGGGAAAGTTCAAGAAGATGTTTGGCTGGGGGGACTTCCACTCTAACATCAAGACGGTCAAACTCAACCTACTGATCACTGGTAAAATTGTGGATCACGGCAACGGCACCTTTAGTGTCTACTTCCGGCATAACTCGACAGGCCAGGGCAACGTCTCTGTCAGCTTAGTACCTCCAACCAAGATAGTGGAGTTTGACGTGGCAGCGCAGCAGTCCGTCATCGATGCTAAGGACTCTAAGTCCTTCAACTGCCGCATAGAGTACGAGAAGGTGGAGAAGGGTGCCAAGAACACGCTCTGCAACTTTGACCCATCCAAGACCTGCTACCAGGAGCAGACCCAGAGCCACGTCTCCTGGCTCTGCTCCAAACCTTTCAAAGTCATCTGCATCTTTATTTCCTTCTACAGCACCGACTACAAACTGGTGCAGAAAGTGTGCCCTGACTACAACTACCACAGTGACACTCCCTACTTCCCTTCTGGCTGA